A single genomic interval of Sceloporus undulatus isolate JIND9_A2432 ecotype Alabama chromosome 2, SceUnd_v1.1, whole genome shotgun sequence harbors:
- the LOC121921841 gene encoding uncharacterized protein LOC121921841, producing MMEQKKQQLLNLQSLQKVQNSPGGHSGYPGLKKEVKKEEEPCERIHQVSKINDTSPTANSGFPYVTVKMEEGEPEVPAQEIKTVGASCPGQTLTSSLLHTPQGGFKMNSVEALQKNPFWRLSLADQLQVIEMGPERPPLMLQQSGCDRGKEYTRRFSTKWYDRKEWLCGSATKDALFCFPCLLSVGGTTWTETGVRDLKHLADKIKKHEESKSHMDNCMKLAALSKNSVIQLGEEDLASIKKHNQEVEKNRYRLWVIIESISNIIDSIPFCDAFELGLSDLDEMEDSVNLNMFSGQLNPVAPIDLAMELHMQSSPVLRDLSKMVQNEILDCMSRVVKDFIKQQVKSAHFVAVEVDHVSVSSHPQTVVTFRYIDEHCSLVECFYAVAELEDHRGETIATFLLQQLEDVFPEAADKQKLIAQSYDGLSMTHDDNTGVQNRIQDIFPNAKYVHSCAHQLNMVMQQVTSQIQEVRGFFANLSRIQEFFACNTKRKEVLEAVLGRHLPRSSQTNWNLNVQTVNYVFEKRLKLIECFQEIKRTCDDLSVQMASQFIQLLEKDGEFLYLLSLFHRIMPQVDAFHRQLWGTAMNSIAVRKAASDFVSAISSVRDSIGSLYCEVPPESMLARGKTKVILDHIASEACNIIIAHAKERFAFTSHLVSATLVQGTLFRAHNRTFPQEALDQTVKAYPMLEKERLKTELCVLYKMKELYSCTSVSALMCVLVDTPLEQTLALLRIVITTPKLVAEEEETPSALKRVKALLRNTTSKDRLSALATLFIEKEMIKSIPDFNNKTIELFARQAEHQDDFLYK from the exons ATGATGGAACAAAAGAAGCAACAGCTCTTAAATCTTCAGAGTCTGCAGAAAGTCCAGAATTCTCCAGGAGGCCACTCAG GATaccctggcctgaagaaagaggtgaaaaaagaagaggagccatGTGAACGGATTCATCAGGTTTCTAAGATAAATGACACCTCTCCAACTGCTAATTCAG GGTTTCCTTATGTGACAGTGAAGATGGAAGAAGGTGAACCCGAGGTCCCTGCACAGGAGATCAAGACAGTTGGAGCTTCCTGCCCTG GGCAAACTCTCACTTCCTCTTTGCTTCACACACCACAAGGAGGTTTCAAGATGAATTCTGTGGAAGCTCTTCAGAAAAATCCTTTCTGGAGATTATCTTTAGCTGACCAGTTACAAGTCATAGAGATGGGACCGGAGAGGCCTCCTCTAATGCTCCAACAGTCTGGTTGTGACAGAGGAAAAGAATACACCCGGAGGTTCAGCACAAAATGGTACGATAGAAAGGAGTGGCTGTGTGGAAGTGCTACTAAAGATGCCCTCTTCTGTTTTCCCTGTTTGCTCTCTGTGGGTGGTACAACATGGACAGAGACTGGAGTCAGGGACTTAAAGCATCTGGCTGACAAGATCAAGAAGCACGAAGAATCCAAGAGCCACATGGACAATTGCATGAAGCTAGCAGCATTAAGTAAAAACAGTGTAATTCAGTTGGGTGAAGAGGACCTTGCATCTATCAAAAAGCACAACCAAGAAGTGGAAAAAAACAGATACAGGCTTTGGGTCATCATTGAAAGTATATCAAACATCATTGATAGTATACCATTCTGTGATGCTTTTGAACTGGGGCTTTCGGATCTGGATGAGATGGAGGATTCGGTAAACCTGAACATGTTCAGTGGCCAGttgaaccctgtggcacccaTTGACTTGGCCATGGAACTTCACATGCAGAGTTCCCCTGTGTTGAGAGATCTGTCAAAGATGGTTCAGAATGAAATACTTGATTGTATGTCGAGGGTGGTAAAGGATTTCATCAAACAGCAGGTCAAAAGTGCCCATTTTGTGGCTGTTGAAGTTGACCATGTAAGTGTGTCCAGCCACCCCCAGACTGTAGTGACTTTCCGATACATTGATGAGCACTGCTCACTGGTAGAATGCTTTTATGCAGTGGCAGAGCTGGAAGACCATCGGGGTGAAACAATTGCTACTTTTTTGCTTCAGCAGCTGGAGGATGTGTTTCCAGAGGCAGCTGACAAGCAGAAACTTATTGCACAAAGCTACGATGGGCTAAGTATGACACATGATGACAACACAGGGGTACAGAACAGAATTCAGGACATATTTCCTAATGCCAAATATGTTCACTCCTGTGCCCATCAGCTAAACATGGTGATGCAGCAAGTCACATCCCAGATTCAGGAAGTGAGAGGGTTCTTTGCAAATCTTTCTAGGATACAAGAGTTCTTTGCCTGCaacacaaaaaggaaggaagtttTGGAGGCAGTTCTAGGAAGACATCTTCCCAGATCATCTCAGACAAACTGGAACCTTAATGTCCAAACAGTGAACTATGTGTTTGAGAAGAGACTGAAATTGATTGAATGttttcaagaaatcaaaagaactTGTGATGACCTGTCAGTCCAGATGGCCAGCCAGTTTATTCAGTTGCTGGAAAAAGATGGTGAATTCCTATACTTATTGTCCCTGTTTCACAGAATAATGCCTCAAGTGGATGCTTTCCACAGGCAGCTCTGGGGTACAGCAATGAACTCCATAGCAGTCAGGAAAGCCGCCTCAGACTTTGTAAGTGCCATCAGTTCTGTCAGAGATTCCATTGGAAGCTTGTACTGTGAGGTCCCGCCAGAATCCATGCTGGCCAGAGGCAAAACAAAGGTGATTCTGGACCATATAGCATCAGAAGCCTGCAATATTATCATTGCACATGCCAAAGAACGTTTTGCATTCACCAGTCACTTAGTGAGTGCAACACTAGTCCAGGGGACTTTGTTTCGGGCACATAACCGGACATTTCCACAAGAGGCATTGGATCAAACTGTAAAGGCCTACCCAATGCTGGAGAAAGAGAGACTGAAAACAGAGCTTTGTGTCTTGTACAAGATGAAAGAACTCTACAGTTGCACAAGTGTTTCAGCACTTATGTGTGTACTTGTGGATACCCCTTTAGAGCAAACGCTGGCATTGCTGAGAATTGTGATCACCACTCCAAAATTGgttgcagaggaagaagagacacCTTCAGCTCTGAAGCGGGTAAAGGCTCTCCTACGAAACACCACATCCAAGGACAGGCTCAGTGCTTTGGCCACCCTGTTCATTGAGAAAGAGATGATTAAAAGCATCCCAGACTTCAATAACAAAACAATTGAACTGTTTGCAAGGCAGGCAGAACACCAGGATGATTTCTTGTACAAATAG